Proteins co-encoded in one Zalophus californianus isolate mZalCal1 chromosome 9, mZalCal1.pri.v2, whole genome shotgun sequence genomic window:
- the HDAC10 gene encoding polyamine deacetylase HDAC10 isoform X5, whose product MRTALVYHEEMTAARLLWEDPECEIERPERLTAALERLQQGGLEQRCLQLAAREASEAELGLVHSPEYVSLLRGTQALSTEELQALSGQYDAVYFHPSTFHCARLAAGAALQLVDAVLTGSAHNGLALVRPPGHHSQRAAANGFCVFNNVAIAAKHAQQKHGLQRILIVDWDVHHGQGIQYIFEDDPSVLYFSWHRYEHGCFWPYLRESDADAVGLGQGRGFTVNLPWNQDLTQRLGILRGRCRPRLSASPTSRSCCRCWLAAGSVLCWSALESIQSVRAAQAPHWTSLQQQGPAPLLDPRTCSPEGRRPPVLPGGPEFKAAEAQTSAVLRSLLDQPHLYPTPPVRTAAALTAQDAALVLPPDVLRQEGSAPQEETQAWARLHEALAEDTAFIALGKVLHLLNGILDGQVSGGIATTPAAAATLEVAIRRGLSHRAQRVLCVAAGQLDRPPDLASDGRNLWLNIRGKEAAALSTFHVSVPLPGTTGGFLSCILALVLPLAYGFQPDLVLVALGPAHGLQDPQAALLAALLRGPAGGRILVLVEQESTSQLAGVLARVLHGEAPPSLGPFSVASPEDLQALIRLRGQLEAQWKMLQVAAPS is encoded by the exons ATGAGGACCGCACTCGTGTACCATGAGGAAATGACAGCCGCCCGGCTGCTCTGGGAAGA CCCTGAGTGTGAGATCGAGCGTCCCGAGCGCCTGACCGCAGCCCTCGAGCGCCTGCAGCAGGGGGGCCTGGAGCAGAGGTGTCTACAGTTGGCAGCTCGAGAGGCctcagaggcagagctgggcctggtACACAG cCCAGAGTACGTGTCCCTGTTGCGAGGAACCCAGGCCTTGAGTACAGAGGAACTACAGGCTCTGTCTGGGCAGTACGATGCTGTCTACTTTCATCCG AGTACCTTCCACTGTGCCCGGTTGGCTGCGGGGGCCGCGCTGCAGCTGGTGGATGCTGTGCTCACAGGATCTGCGCACAATGGGCTTGCCCTGGTGAG ACCTCCTGGGCACCACAGCCAGAGGGCTGCTGCCAACGGGTTCTGCGTGTTCAACAACGTGGCCATAGCAGCCAAACACGCCCAGCAGAAACACGGTCTGCAAAG GATCCTCATTGTCGACTGGGATGTCCACCATGGTCAGGGCATCCAGTATATCTTTGAGGATGATCCCAG TGTGCTTTACTTCTCCTGGCACCGCTATGAGCATGGTTGCTTTTGGCCTTATCTTCGAGAGTCAGATGCAGATGCCgttgggctggggcagggccgCGGCTTCACTGTCAACCTGCCCTGGAACCAg GATTTGACTCAGCGATTGGGGATCCTGAG GGGCAGATGCAGGCCACGCCTGAGTGCTTCGCCCACCTCACGCAGCTGCTGCAGGTGCTGGCTGGCGGCCGGGTCTGTGCTGTGCTGGAG TGCTCTGGAGTCCATCCAGAGTGTCCGGGCAGCCCAGGCCCCTCACTGGACTAGCCTTCAGCAGCAAG GGCCGGCCCCCCTACTGGACCCCAGGACCTGCTCCCCAGAGGGGCGACGCCCACCTGTGTTGCCTGGGGGGCCTGAATTCAAGGCAGCAGAGGCCCAGACCTCGGCTGTACTGAGGTCCCTCCTGGACCAGCCGCACCTCTACCCCACACCCCCTGTCCGCACAGCTGCCGCCCTGACAGCTCAGGATGCTGCTCTGGTCCTACCCCCTGATGTCCTCCGTCAAGAGGGGTCAGCCCCACAGGAGGAGACACAGGCCTGGGCTAG GCTCCACGAGGCTCTGGCCGAGGACACGGCTTTCATTGCACTTGGAAAGGTCCTGCATCTGTTGAACGGGATCCTGGATGGACAG GTGAGCGGTGGCATCGCAACAACCCCAGCTGCAGCAGCCACCCTGGAGGTGGCCATTCGGCGCGGCCTGTCCCACAGAGCCCAGAG GGTGCTCTGTGTGGCTGCGGGACAGCTGGATCGGCCCCCAGACCTTGCCAGTGATGG GAGGAATCTGTGGCTGAACATCAGAGGCAAAGAAGCGGCTGCCCTGTCCACGTTCCACGTGTCTGTGCCACTGCCAGGG ACGACAGGTGGATTCTTGAGCTGCATCCTGGCCCTTGTGCTGCCCCTGGCCTATGGCTTCCAGCCTGACCTGGTGCTGGTGGCACTGGGTCCAGCCCATGGCCTCCAGGACCCCCAAGCTGCACTCCTGGCTGCACTTCTACGGGGACCAGCGGGGGGCCGAATCTTGGTCCTAGTGGAGCAG GAATCCACATCCCAGCTTGCGGGGGTCCTGGCCCGGGTGTTGCATGGAGAGGCACCCCCCAGCCTGGGTCCCTTCTCCGTGGCTTCCCCCGAGGACCTGCAGGCCCTGATACGCTTGAGAGGGCAGCTGGAAGCACAGTGGAAGATGCTGCAGGTGGCCG CTCCTTCTTGA
- the HDAC10 gene encoding polyamine deacetylase HDAC10 isoform X2 translates to MRTALVYHEEMTAARLLWEDPECEIERPERLTAALERLQQGGLEQRCLQLAAREASEAELGLVHSPEYVSLLRGTQALSTEELQALSGQYDAVYFHPSTFHCARLAAGAALQLVDAVLTGSAHNGLALVRPPGHHSQRAAANGFCVFNNVAIAAKHAQQKHGLQRILIVDWDVHHGQGIQYIFEDDPSVLYFSWHRYEHGCFWPYLRESDADAVGLGQGRGFTVNLPWNQVGMGNADYMAAFLHVLLPVAFEFDPQLVLISAGFDSAIGDPEGQMQATPECFAHLTQLLQGGYHLESLSQSVCMVVKALLGDPAPPLSGSMVPQHSALESIQSVRAAQAPHWTSLQQQGPAPLLDPRTCSPEGRRPPVLPGGPEFKAAEAQTSAVLRSLLDQPHLYPTPPVRTAAALTAQDAALVLPPDVLRQEGSAPQEETQAWARLHEALAEDTAFIALGKVLHLLNGILDGQVSGGIATTPAAAATLEVAIRRGLSHRAQRVLCVAAGQLDRPPDLASDGRNLWLNIRGKEAAALSTFHVSVPLPGTTGGFLSCILALVLPLAYGFQPDLVLVALGPAHGLQDPQAALLAALLRGPAGGRILVLVEQESTSQLAGVLARVLHGEAPPSLGPFSVASPEDLQALIRLRGQLEAQWKMLQVAAPS, encoded by the exons ATGAGGACCGCACTCGTGTACCATGAGGAAATGACAGCCGCCCGGCTGCTCTGGGAAGA CCCTGAGTGTGAGATCGAGCGTCCCGAGCGCCTGACCGCAGCCCTCGAGCGCCTGCAGCAGGGGGGCCTGGAGCAGAGGTGTCTACAGTTGGCAGCTCGAGAGGCctcagaggcagagctgggcctggtACACAG cCCAGAGTACGTGTCCCTGTTGCGAGGAACCCAGGCCTTGAGTACAGAGGAACTACAGGCTCTGTCTGGGCAGTACGATGCTGTCTACTTTCATCCG AGTACCTTCCACTGTGCCCGGTTGGCTGCGGGGGCCGCGCTGCAGCTGGTGGATGCTGTGCTCACAGGATCTGCGCACAATGGGCTTGCCCTGGTGAG ACCTCCTGGGCACCACAGCCAGAGGGCTGCTGCCAACGGGTTCTGCGTGTTCAACAACGTGGCCATAGCAGCCAAACACGCCCAGCAGAAACACGGTCTGCAAAG GATCCTCATTGTCGACTGGGATGTCCACCATGGTCAGGGCATCCAGTATATCTTTGAGGATGATCCCAG TGTGCTTTACTTCTCCTGGCACCGCTATGAGCATGGTTGCTTTTGGCCTTATCTTCGAGAGTCAGATGCAGATGCCgttgggctggggcagggccgCGGCTTCACTGTCAACCTGCCCTGGAACCAg GTTGGGATGGGAAATGCTGACTATATGGCCGCCTTCCTGCATGTGCTGCTCCCTGTGGCCTTTGAG TTTGACCCTCAGCTGGTGCTCATCTCGGCAGGATTTGACTCAGCGATTGGGGATCCTGAG GGGCAGATGCAGGCCACGCCTGAGTGCTTCGCCCACCTCACGCAGCTGCTGCAG GGAGGCTACCACCTGGAGTCACTGTCCCAGTCGGTGTGCATGGTGGTGAAGGCGCTGCTGGGTGACCCTGCCCCGCCCCTGTCAGGGTCCATGGTGCCTCAGCACAG TGCTCTGGAGTCCATCCAGAGTGTCCGGGCAGCCCAGGCCCCTCACTGGACTAGCCTTCAGCAGCAAG GGCCGGCCCCCCTACTGGACCCCAGGACCTGCTCCCCAGAGGGGCGACGCCCACCTGTGTTGCCTGGGGGGCCTGAATTCAAGGCAGCAGAGGCCCAGACCTCGGCTGTACTGAGGTCCCTCCTGGACCAGCCGCACCTCTACCCCACACCCCCTGTCCGCACAGCTGCCGCCCTGACAGCTCAGGATGCTGCTCTGGTCCTACCCCCTGATGTCCTCCGTCAAGAGGGGTCAGCCCCACAGGAGGAGACACAGGCCTGGGCTAG GCTCCACGAGGCTCTGGCCGAGGACACGGCTTTCATTGCACTTGGAAAGGTCCTGCATCTGTTGAACGGGATCCTGGATGGACAG GTGAGCGGTGGCATCGCAACAACCCCAGCTGCAGCAGCCACCCTGGAGGTGGCCATTCGGCGCGGCCTGTCCCACAGAGCCCAGAG GGTGCTCTGTGTGGCTGCGGGACAGCTGGATCGGCCCCCAGACCTTGCCAGTGATGG GAGGAATCTGTGGCTGAACATCAGAGGCAAAGAAGCGGCTGCCCTGTCCACGTTCCACGTGTCTGTGCCACTGCCAGGG ACGACAGGTGGATTCTTGAGCTGCATCCTGGCCCTTGTGCTGCCCCTGGCCTATGGCTTCCAGCCTGACCTGGTGCTGGTGGCACTGGGTCCAGCCCATGGCCTCCAGGACCCCCAAGCTGCACTCCTGGCTGCACTTCTACGGGGACCAGCGGGGGGCCGAATCTTGGTCCTAGTGGAGCAG GAATCCACATCCCAGCTTGCGGGGGTCCTGGCCCGGGTGTTGCATGGAGAGGCACCCCCCAGCCTGGGTCCCTTCTCCGTGGCTTCCCCCGAGGACCTGCAGGCCCTGATACGCTTGAGAGGGCAGCTGGAAGCACAGTGGAAGATGCTGCAGGTGGCCG CTCCTTCTTGA
- the HDAC10 gene encoding polyamine deacetylase HDAC10 isoform X1 — translation MRTALVYHEEMTAARLLWEDPECEIERPERLTAALERLQQGGLEQRCLQLAAREASEAELGLVHSPEYVSLLRGTQALSTEELQALSGQYDAVYFHPSTFHCARLAAGAALQLVDAVLTGSAHNGLALVRPPGHHSQRAAANGFCVFNNVAIAAKHAQQKHGLQRILIVDWDVHHGQGIQYIFEDDPSVLYFSWHRYEHGCFWPYLRESDADAVGLGQGRGFTVNLPWNQVGMGNADYMAAFLHVLLPVAFEFDPQLVLISAGFDSAIGDPEGQMQATPECFAHLTQLLQVLAGGRVCAVLEGGYHLESLSQSVCMVVKALLGDPAPPLSGSMVPQHSALESIQSVRAAQAPHWTSLQQQGPAPLLDPRTCSPEGRRPPVLPGGPEFKAAEAQTSAVLRSLLDQPHLYPTPPVRTAAALTAQDAALVLPPDVLRQEGSAPQEETQAWARLHEALAEDTAFIALGKVLHLLNGILDGQVSGGIATTPAAAATLEVAIRRGLSHRAQRVLCVAAGQLDRPPDLASDGRNLWLNIRGKEAAALSTFHVSVPLPGTTGGFLSCILALVLPLAYGFQPDLVLVALGPAHGLQDPQAALLAALLRGPAGGRILVLVEQESTSQLAGVLARVLHGEAPPSLGPFSVASPEDLQALIRLRGQLEAQWKMLQVAAPS, via the exons ATGAGGACCGCACTCGTGTACCATGAGGAAATGACAGCCGCCCGGCTGCTCTGGGAAGA CCCTGAGTGTGAGATCGAGCGTCCCGAGCGCCTGACCGCAGCCCTCGAGCGCCTGCAGCAGGGGGGCCTGGAGCAGAGGTGTCTACAGTTGGCAGCTCGAGAGGCctcagaggcagagctgggcctggtACACAG cCCAGAGTACGTGTCCCTGTTGCGAGGAACCCAGGCCTTGAGTACAGAGGAACTACAGGCTCTGTCTGGGCAGTACGATGCTGTCTACTTTCATCCG AGTACCTTCCACTGTGCCCGGTTGGCTGCGGGGGCCGCGCTGCAGCTGGTGGATGCTGTGCTCACAGGATCTGCGCACAATGGGCTTGCCCTGGTGAG ACCTCCTGGGCACCACAGCCAGAGGGCTGCTGCCAACGGGTTCTGCGTGTTCAACAACGTGGCCATAGCAGCCAAACACGCCCAGCAGAAACACGGTCTGCAAAG GATCCTCATTGTCGACTGGGATGTCCACCATGGTCAGGGCATCCAGTATATCTTTGAGGATGATCCCAG TGTGCTTTACTTCTCCTGGCACCGCTATGAGCATGGTTGCTTTTGGCCTTATCTTCGAGAGTCAGATGCAGATGCCgttgggctggggcagggccgCGGCTTCACTGTCAACCTGCCCTGGAACCAg GTTGGGATGGGAAATGCTGACTATATGGCCGCCTTCCTGCATGTGCTGCTCCCTGTGGCCTTTGAG TTTGACCCTCAGCTGGTGCTCATCTCGGCAGGATTTGACTCAGCGATTGGGGATCCTGAG GGGCAGATGCAGGCCACGCCTGAGTGCTTCGCCCACCTCACGCAGCTGCTGCAGGTGCTGGCTGGCGGCCGGGTCTGTGCTGTGCTGGAG GGAGGCTACCACCTGGAGTCACTGTCCCAGTCGGTGTGCATGGTGGTGAAGGCGCTGCTGGGTGACCCTGCCCCGCCCCTGTCAGGGTCCATGGTGCCTCAGCACAG TGCTCTGGAGTCCATCCAGAGTGTCCGGGCAGCCCAGGCCCCTCACTGGACTAGCCTTCAGCAGCAAG GGCCGGCCCCCCTACTGGACCCCAGGACCTGCTCCCCAGAGGGGCGACGCCCACCTGTGTTGCCTGGGGGGCCTGAATTCAAGGCAGCAGAGGCCCAGACCTCGGCTGTACTGAGGTCCCTCCTGGACCAGCCGCACCTCTACCCCACACCCCCTGTCCGCACAGCTGCCGCCCTGACAGCTCAGGATGCTGCTCTGGTCCTACCCCCTGATGTCCTCCGTCAAGAGGGGTCAGCCCCACAGGAGGAGACACAGGCCTGGGCTAG GCTCCACGAGGCTCTGGCCGAGGACACGGCTTTCATTGCACTTGGAAAGGTCCTGCATCTGTTGAACGGGATCCTGGATGGACAG GTGAGCGGTGGCATCGCAACAACCCCAGCTGCAGCAGCCACCCTGGAGGTGGCCATTCGGCGCGGCCTGTCCCACAGAGCCCAGAG GGTGCTCTGTGTGGCTGCGGGACAGCTGGATCGGCCCCCAGACCTTGCCAGTGATGG GAGGAATCTGTGGCTGAACATCAGAGGCAAAGAAGCGGCTGCCCTGTCCACGTTCCACGTGTCTGTGCCACTGCCAGGG ACGACAGGTGGATTCTTGAGCTGCATCCTGGCCCTTGTGCTGCCCCTGGCCTATGGCTTCCAGCCTGACCTGGTGCTGGTGGCACTGGGTCCAGCCCATGGCCTCCAGGACCCCCAAGCTGCACTCCTGGCTGCACTTCTACGGGGACCAGCGGGGGGCCGAATCTTGGTCCTAGTGGAGCAG GAATCCACATCCCAGCTTGCGGGGGTCCTGGCCCGGGTGTTGCATGGAGAGGCACCCCCCAGCCTGGGTCCCTTCTCCGTGGCTTCCCCCGAGGACCTGCAGGCCCTGATACGCTTGAGAGGGCAGCTGGAAGCACAGTGGAAGATGCTGCAGGTGGCCG CTCCTTCTTGA
- the HDAC10 gene encoding polyamine deacetylase HDAC10 isoform X3 — MRTALVYHEEMTAARLLWEDPECEIERPERLTAALERLQQGGLEQRCLQLAAREASEAELGLVHSPEYVSLLRGTQALSTEELQALSGQYDAVYFHPSTFHCARLAAGAALQLVDAVLTGSAHNGLALVRPPGHHSQRAAANGFCVFNNVAIAAKHAQQKHGLQRILIVDWDVHHGQGIQYIFEDDPSVLYFSWHRYEHGCFWPYLRESDADAVGLGQGRGFTVNLPWNQVGMGNADYMAAFLHVLLPVAFEFDPQLVLISAGFDSAIGDPEGQMQATPECFAHLTQLLQVLAGGRVCAVLEGGYHLESLSQSVCMVVKALLGDPAPPLSGSMVPQHSALESIQSVRAAQAPHWTSLQQQGPAPLLDPRTCSPEGRRPPVLPGGPEFKAAEAQTSAVLRSLLDQPHLYPTPPVRTAAALTAQDAALVLPPDVLRQEGSAPQEETQAWARLHEALAEDTAFIALGKVLHLLNGILDGQVSGGIATTPAAAATLEVAIRRGLSHRAQRRNLWLNIRGKEAAALSTFHVSVPLPGTTGGFLSCILALVLPLAYGFQPDLVLVALGPAHGLQDPQAALLAALLRGPAGGRILVLVEQESTSQLAGVLARVLHGEAPPSLGPFSVASPEDLQALIRLRGQLEAQWKMLQVAAPS, encoded by the exons ATGAGGACCGCACTCGTGTACCATGAGGAAATGACAGCCGCCCGGCTGCTCTGGGAAGA CCCTGAGTGTGAGATCGAGCGTCCCGAGCGCCTGACCGCAGCCCTCGAGCGCCTGCAGCAGGGGGGCCTGGAGCAGAGGTGTCTACAGTTGGCAGCTCGAGAGGCctcagaggcagagctgggcctggtACACAG cCCAGAGTACGTGTCCCTGTTGCGAGGAACCCAGGCCTTGAGTACAGAGGAACTACAGGCTCTGTCTGGGCAGTACGATGCTGTCTACTTTCATCCG AGTACCTTCCACTGTGCCCGGTTGGCTGCGGGGGCCGCGCTGCAGCTGGTGGATGCTGTGCTCACAGGATCTGCGCACAATGGGCTTGCCCTGGTGAG ACCTCCTGGGCACCACAGCCAGAGGGCTGCTGCCAACGGGTTCTGCGTGTTCAACAACGTGGCCATAGCAGCCAAACACGCCCAGCAGAAACACGGTCTGCAAAG GATCCTCATTGTCGACTGGGATGTCCACCATGGTCAGGGCATCCAGTATATCTTTGAGGATGATCCCAG TGTGCTTTACTTCTCCTGGCACCGCTATGAGCATGGTTGCTTTTGGCCTTATCTTCGAGAGTCAGATGCAGATGCCgttgggctggggcagggccgCGGCTTCACTGTCAACCTGCCCTGGAACCAg GTTGGGATGGGAAATGCTGACTATATGGCCGCCTTCCTGCATGTGCTGCTCCCTGTGGCCTTTGAG TTTGACCCTCAGCTGGTGCTCATCTCGGCAGGATTTGACTCAGCGATTGGGGATCCTGAG GGGCAGATGCAGGCCACGCCTGAGTGCTTCGCCCACCTCACGCAGCTGCTGCAGGTGCTGGCTGGCGGCCGGGTCTGTGCTGTGCTGGAG GGAGGCTACCACCTGGAGTCACTGTCCCAGTCGGTGTGCATGGTGGTGAAGGCGCTGCTGGGTGACCCTGCCCCGCCCCTGTCAGGGTCCATGGTGCCTCAGCACAG TGCTCTGGAGTCCATCCAGAGTGTCCGGGCAGCCCAGGCCCCTCACTGGACTAGCCTTCAGCAGCAAG GGCCGGCCCCCCTACTGGACCCCAGGACCTGCTCCCCAGAGGGGCGACGCCCACCTGTGTTGCCTGGGGGGCCTGAATTCAAGGCAGCAGAGGCCCAGACCTCGGCTGTACTGAGGTCCCTCCTGGACCAGCCGCACCTCTACCCCACACCCCCTGTCCGCACAGCTGCCGCCCTGACAGCTCAGGATGCTGCTCTGGTCCTACCCCCTGATGTCCTCCGTCAAGAGGGGTCAGCCCCACAGGAGGAGACACAGGCCTGGGCTAG GCTCCACGAGGCTCTGGCCGAGGACACGGCTTTCATTGCACTTGGAAAGGTCCTGCATCTGTTGAACGGGATCCTGGATGGACAG GTGAGCGGTGGCATCGCAACAACCCCAGCTGCAGCAGCCACCCTGGAGGTGGCCATTCGGCGCGGCCTGTCCCACAGAGCCCAGAG GAGGAATCTGTGGCTGAACATCAGAGGCAAAGAAGCGGCTGCCCTGTCCACGTTCCACGTGTCTGTGCCACTGCCAGGG ACGACAGGTGGATTCTTGAGCTGCATCCTGGCCCTTGTGCTGCCCCTGGCCTATGGCTTCCAGCCTGACCTGGTGCTGGTGGCACTGGGTCCAGCCCATGGCCTCCAGGACCCCCAAGCTGCACTCCTGGCTGCACTTCTACGGGGACCAGCGGGGGGCCGAATCTTGGTCCTAGTGGAGCAG GAATCCACATCCCAGCTTGCGGGGGTCCTGGCCCGGGTGTTGCATGGAGAGGCACCCCCCAGCCTGGGTCCCTTCTCCGTGGCTTCCCCCGAGGACCTGCAGGCCCTGATACGCTTGAGAGGGCAGCTGGAAGCACAGTGGAAGATGCTGCAGGTGGCCG CTCCTTCTTGA
- the HDAC10 gene encoding polyamine deacetylase HDAC10 isoform X4, whose protein sequence is MRTALVYHEEMTAARLLWEDPECEIERPERLTAALERLQQGGLEQRCLQLAAREASEAELGLVHSPEYVSLLRGTQALSTEELQALSGQYDAVYFHPSTFHCARLAAGAALQLVDAVLTGSAHNGLALVRPPGHHSQRAAANGFCVFNNVAIAAKHAQQKHGLQRILIVDWDVHHGQGIQYIFEDDPSVLYFSWHRYEHGCFWPYLRESDADAVGLGQGRGFTVNLPWNQFDPQLVLISAGFDSAIGDPEGQMQATPECFAHLTQLLQVLAGGRVCAVLEGGYHLESLSQSVCMVVKALLGDPAPPLSGSMVPQHSALESIQSVRAAQAPHWTSLQQQGPAPLLDPRTCSPEGRRPPVLPGGPEFKAAEAQTSAVLRSLLDQPHLYPTPPVRTAAALTAQDAALVLPPDVLRQEGSAPQEETQAWARLHEALAEDTAFIALGKVLHLLNGILDGQVSGGIATTPAAAATLEVAIRRGLSHRAQRVLCVAAGQLDRPPDLASDGRNLWLNIRGKEAAALSTFHVSVPLPGTTGGFLSCILALVLPLAYGFQPDLVLVALGPAHGLQDPQAALLAALLRGPAGGRILVLVEQESTSQLAGVLARVLHGEAPPSLGPFSVASPEDLQALIRLRGQLEAQWKMLQVAAPS, encoded by the exons ATGAGGACCGCACTCGTGTACCATGAGGAAATGACAGCCGCCCGGCTGCTCTGGGAAGA CCCTGAGTGTGAGATCGAGCGTCCCGAGCGCCTGACCGCAGCCCTCGAGCGCCTGCAGCAGGGGGGCCTGGAGCAGAGGTGTCTACAGTTGGCAGCTCGAGAGGCctcagaggcagagctgggcctggtACACAG cCCAGAGTACGTGTCCCTGTTGCGAGGAACCCAGGCCTTGAGTACAGAGGAACTACAGGCTCTGTCTGGGCAGTACGATGCTGTCTACTTTCATCCG AGTACCTTCCACTGTGCCCGGTTGGCTGCGGGGGCCGCGCTGCAGCTGGTGGATGCTGTGCTCACAGGATCTGCGCACAATGGGCTTGCCCTGGTGAG ACCTCCTGGGCACCACAGCCAGAGGGCTGCTGCCAACGGGTTCTGCGTGTTCAACAACGTGGCCATAGCAGCCAAACACGCCCAGCAGAAACACGGTCTGCAAAG GATCCTCATTGTCGACTGGGATGTCCACCATGGTCAGGGCATCCAGTATATCTTTGAGGATGATCCCAG TGTGCTTTACTTCTCCTGGCACCGCTATGAGCATGGTTGCTTTTGGCCTTATCTTCGAGAGTCAGATGCAGATGCCgttgggctggggcagggccgCGGCTTCACTGTCAACCTGCCCTGGAACCAg TTTGACCCTCAGCTGGTGCTCATCTCGGCAGGATTTGACTCAGCGATTGGGGATCCTGAG GGGCAGATGCAGGCCACGCCTGAGTGCTTCGCCCACCTCACGCAGCTGCTGCAGGTGCTGGCTGGCGGCCGGGTCTGTGCTGTGCTGGAG GGAGGCTACCACCTGGAGTCACTGTCCCAGTCGGTGTGCATGGTGGTGAAGGCGCTGCTGGGTGACCCTGCCCCGCCCCTGTCAGGGTCCATGGTGCCTCAGCACAG TGCTCTGGAGTCCATCCAGAGTGTCCGGGCAGCCCAGGCCCCTCACTGGACTAGCCTTCAGCAGCAAG GGCCGGCCCCCCTACTGGACCCCAGGACCTGCTCCCCAGAGGGGCGACGCCCACCTGTGTTGCCTGGGGGGCCTGAATTCAAGGCAGCAGAGGCCCAGACCTCGGCTGTACTGAGGTCCCTCCTGGACCAGCCGCACCTCTACCCCACACCCCCTGTCCGCACAGCTGCCGCCCTGACAGCTCAGGATGCTGCTCTGGTCCTACCCCCTGATGTCCTCCGTCAAGAGGGGTCAGCCCCACAGGAGGAGACACAGGCCTGGGCTAG GCTCCACGAGGCTCTGGCCGAGGACACGGCTTTCATTGCACTTGGAAAGGTCCTGCATCTGTTGAACGGGATCCTGGATGGACAG GTGAGCGGTGGCATCGCAACAACCCCAGCTGCAGCAGCCACCCTGGAGGTGGCCATTCGGCGCGGCCTGTCCCACAGAGCCCAGAG GGTGCTCTGTGTGGCTGCGGGACAGCTGGATCGGCCCCCAGACCTTGCCAGTGATGG GAGGAATCTGTGGCTGAACATCAGAGGCAAAGAAGCGGCTGCCCTGTCCACGTTCCACGTGTCTGTGCCACTGCCAGGG ACGACAGGTGGATTCTTGAGCTGCATCCTGGCCCTTGTGCTGCCCCTGGCCTATGGCTTCCAGCCTGACCTGGTGCTGGTGGCACTGGGTCCAGCCCATGGCCTCCAGGACCCCCAAGCTGCACTCCTGGCTGCACTTCTACGGGGACCAGCGGGGGGCCGAATCTTGGTCCTAGTGGAGCAG GAATCCACATCCCAGCTTGCGGGGGTCCTGGCCCGGGTGTTGCATGGAGAGGCACCCCCCAGCCTGGGTCCCTTCTCCGTGGCTTCCCCCGAGGACCTGCAGGCCCTGATACGCTTGAGAGGGCAGCTGGAAGCACAGTGGAAGATGCTGCAGGTGGCCG CTCCTTCTTGA